A single window of Lonchura striata isolate bLonStr1 chromosome 20, bLonStr1.mat, whole genome shotgun sequence DNA harbors:
- the POM121 gene encoding nuclear envelope pore membrane protein POM 121 — translation MAGAGPGGGRDGAVRAALAVAAALALALACLLLRGALLGAAALGAAGAWCAMRPGPPAPRPPARVGQGKTGVEWTGKPPTASEALTVLCPHRVPRCRPQAPRRRYPLPEARPAVPLCLPAARWEGGSPRSAPWARRAGPLRSPVTVKIAPPAVGIARSPALEQLVSPLALPATSSPDPCAKETVLNAIRESRKRAVEEEEDQTFGNDQENKRRRHDSSGSGQSAFEPLIANGAPASLIPKPGSLKRGLISHCPDDCSNKRSRTSSMSSLNNTYAGGIPSSIRNAIASSYSSSRGLTRLWKRRGVSVSPLSSPASSRPQTPEWPLKKAREEESHHSNTSTPVKSDKELQTEKVVESPVWKKQNSLSPPSASGSSGKRKRKIPLLSSFRGDQLLLPPPPQLGYSITSEDLDAEKKAVLQWFNSVLEDKADAVSSTTAEMMPVSKPPVFVVTSPGPLPASAAPAHASSSLLDSLKKMQSSQAVSTMPDSSGTAAASQPPLSAAQPPAPVVSLESSSLPAISADTKPVSLLSTPAPSAPPALVVQAPSSLASPVFTELGQTPSKPPSFPKPSILFEMLNTPPASQPAVTAATAVLTTATAMPTMASATPTASTAVPIPPTATPTTTPIFKPIFGAVPKSENAAVCTAVTSTTATVPVSSGPASASSTSSIFKPIFASITAASSPAKVSPFTFKPAAQPTSEPTTASTSALAGITGLPNIIFTTAATAATTQSSSTDATIKPVFSFGPNPPVSARPAASVTVTAATSTSTTQPFLFGGLSSSAPSTETSFATSGLVFQFGKPPPATVTATTSVPGGPPFGQVPSNSTTVGFSIFGSTTLTTSAAATTAQAPLTFGSSVSAFGSFSASAKPPPPYPSTGSQLTFSTGAAESQVPTSKPASGSISFTPSFSFGAPPAQSVAQSAFGSGAQPAFGTTSAQGSFGTSSTQAAFGTTTSVFSFGTATSTTSSFGGTTQTTSSSTSATVFGTTPSPFTFGASTQPGPSTSAFGMGTPGLSSGSPAVAFSFGAGQSGPAPAAAPFGSSLPQSALGVQGQSTPFAFTMSSTPNSKPAFGGSPVPTFGQGTPVPGAVGSGSSTLSFRTPSTPASSFGGVSTSFGSSTPAFSIGAGSKTGTRQRLQARRQHTRKK, via the exons atggcgggcgcggggccgggcggggggcgggaTGGGGCCGTGAGGGCTGCGCTGGCCGTGGCTGCCGCGCTGGCGCTCGCCTTGGCCTGTCTGCTGCTGCGGGGCGCGCTGCTGGGCGCGGCGGCGCTGGGCGCAGCGGGCGCCTGGTGCGCCAtgcggcccggcccgcccgcgccgcgcccgcccg CCCGGGTAGGCCAGGGGAAGACGGGGGTAGAGTGGACGGGGAAGCCCCCGACCGCGTCGGAGGCGCTGACCGtgctctgtccccacagggtCCCGCGCTGCCGGCCGCAGGCCCCGCGCCGTCGGTACCCGCTGCCGGAGGCCCGGCCGGCCGTGCCGCTGTGCTTGCCCGCCGCCCGCTGGGAGGGCGGCTCCCCCCGCAGCGCGCCCTGggcccgccgggccgggccgctcCGCAGCCCCGTCACTGTGAAAATCGCCCCGCCGGCCGTCGGCATCGCCCGCTCCCCGGC CCTGGAACAGTTGGTCTCGCCTCTGGCCTTGCCAGCCACAAGCAGCCCTGACCCGTGTGCAAAGGAGACTGTGCTGAATGCCATCAGGGAGAGCAGGAAGAGggctgtggaggaggaggaggaccagacTTTTGGGAATGATCAGGAGAACAAAAGAAG GCGCCACGACAGCAGTGGAAGTGGGCAGTCAGCATTTGAGCCATTAATAGCCAATGGTGCCCCTGCTTCTCTCATACCCAA GCCAGGCTCTCTGAAGAGGGGCCTCATCTCACACTGCCCAGATGACTGCTCCAACAAGAGGTCTCGCACCTCCTCCATGAGCTCCCTCAACAACACCTATGCTGGTGGGATCCCCAGCTCCATCCGCAATGCCATTGCCAGCTCCTACAGCTCCAGCCGGGGCCTCACACGG CTGTGGAAGAGAAGAGGTGTGAGCGTGTCCCCTCTGTCCAGCCCAGCGTCCTCCCGCCCCCAGACACCAGAGTGGCCTCTCAAGAAAGCCAG GGAAGAGGAGTCACATCATTCCAACACTTCCACCCCAGTGAAATCAGACAAGGAGCTGCAGACAGAGAAAG TTGTGGAGTCACCAGTGTGGAAGAAGCAGAATTCCCTGAGCCCACCTTCTGCTTCGGGAAGCAGTGGGAAGCGCAAGCGGAAGATCCCGTTGCTGTCATCATTCCGTGGGGACCAGCTGTTGCTG CCCCCGCCACCTCAACTTGGCTACTCCATCACCTCAGAGGACCTGGACGCAGAGAAGAAAGCAGTGCTGCAGTGGTTCAACAGTGTCTTGGAGGATAAGGCTG ATGCAGTCTCCAGCACCACTGCAGAGATGATGCCTGTGTCCAAACCGCCGGTGTTTGTTGTGACCTCCCCTGGGCCTCTGCCTGCCTCCGCAGCTCCTGCTCATGCCAGTTCCTCACTTCTGGACAGTTTAAAGAAgatgcagagcagccaggctgtaTCCACAATGccag ACTCCAGTGGAactgcagcagcatcccagcctCCTCTGTCAGCTGCACAGCCACCTGCTCCTGTTGTGTCATTGGAGTCCAGCTCTCTGCCTGCCATCTCTGCTGACACCAAGCCTGTGTCTCTATTGAGCACACCTGCCCCCAGCGCTCCCCCTGCGCTGGTGGTGCAAGCCCCCAGCAGCCTGGCCTCTCCTGTGTTCACTGAGCTGGGCCAGACCCCCAGCAagcctccctccttcccaaagCCAAGCATTCTGTTTGAGATGCTGAACACCCCAccagccagccagccagcagtgactgcagccactgctgtgcTCACCACGGCCACTGCAATGCCTACCATGGCCTCTGCCACACCCACTGCATCCACTGCTGTGCCCATCCCGCCCACTGCCACCCCCACCACAACCCCCATCTTCAAGCCCATCTTTGGTGCTGTGCCAAAGAGTGAGAACGCAGCAGTTTGCACGGCTGTCACTTCCACCACAGCCACTGTGCCTGTAAGCTCAGGCCCTGCCTCAGCATCCTCCACATCCTCTATATTCAAGCCCATCTTTGCCAGCATTACTGCAGCTTCATCTCCAGCCAAAGTCTCTCCTTTCACCTTCAAACCTGCGGCACAGCCAACCTCAGAACCAACAACTGCCTCCACATCTGCTCTGGCAGGAATCACAGGTCTTCCCAACATCATcttcaccactgcagctacagcTGCTACCACCCAGAGTTCCTCCACAGATGCCACCATTAAACCTGTCTTCAGCTTTGGACCGAACCCGCCTGTTTCCGCTCGCCCTGCCGCCAGCGTGACTGTCACTGCTGCCACCTCCACCAGCACAACACAGCCCTTCTTGTTTGGGGgcctctccagctctgctcccagcacagaaaCCAGCTTTGCCACCtcagggcttgtgttccagtTTGGGAAGCCACCTCCAGCCACAGTCACTGCCACCACCAGTGTCCCAGGAGGCCCTCCCTTTGGCCAGGTACCTTCAAACTCAACCACCGTGGGCTTTAGCATATTTGGGAGCACTACACTGACCACCTCTGCCGCAGCCACCACAGCTCAAGCGCCGCTGACATTTGGCTCCTCCGTTTCAGCTTTTGGCAGCTTTTCAGCCAGCGCAAAGCCACCACCACCGTACCCCAGCACTGGGAGCCAGCTCACCTTCAGCACTGGGGCTGCTGAGAGCCAGGTGCCCACCAGCAAACCTGCTTCTGGCTCCATCAGCTTCACCCCCTCATTCAGTTTCGGAGCCCCCCCAGCACAGTCAGTAGCTCAGTCAGCATTTGGCAGTGGTGCCCAGCCAGCCTTTGGCACAACCAGTGCCCAGGGCTCCTttggcaccagcagcacccaggcagCATTTGGGACCACCACTTCAGTGTTCTCTTTTGGAACAGCCACCTCCACCACATCCAGCTTTGGTGGCACTACCCAGaccacaagcagcagcaccagtgcCACTGTCTTTGGTACCACCCCATCTCCATTCACTTTTGGGGCCAGTACCCAGCCGGGCCCCTCCACCAGCGCCTTTGGGATGGGTACACCGGGCCTCAGCAGTGGGTCCCCAGCTGTGGCCTTCAGCTTTGGGGCTGGGCAGAGcgggccagccccggcagcagcACCCTTTGGCTCATCTCTGCCACAGAGTGCACTGGGAGTGCAGGGCCAGAGCACGCCCTTTGCCTTCACCATGAGCAGCACTCCCAACAGCAAGCCTGCATTTGGAG GATCTCCAGTGCCCACCTTTGGGCAGGGCACACCTGTCCCTGGAGCCGTGGGCAGTGGGAGCAGCACCCTTTCCTTCAGGACACCTAGCACTCCTGCCTCAAGCTTTGGAGGAGTCAGCACTTCCTTTG GTTCATCCACTCCCGCCTTCTCCATCGGGGCAGGATCCAAGACGGGCACTCGCCAACGGCTGCAGGCACGGAGGCAGCACACCCGCAAAAAGTAA